A window of Sphingobacterium kitahiroshimense genomic DNA:
GTCTTTAATGATGGCAGTAATATTGGTGGGCAACCGATCGGAAAATCTGCACTCAACAAAAAGTTACGTGAAGAAATGATTGCATATAATGCGGATGAGTTGTTGCGTATCGCTGATCAGGAATGGGAATGGTGCGTGGCAGAGTTATTAAAAGCTTCTCGTGAGATGGGATTTGGAGACGACTGGAAGGCCGCGCAGGAAAAGGTTAAAAACACCTATGTGCCAGAAGGGCAACAACCTGGTCTGATCAATGAATTGTATGATCGGGCCCAAGCATTTATCAAGGAGCACGAGCTAATTGCAATTCCTGAATTGGCGGATGAGACCTGGGGAATGATTATGATGACTCCTGAACGGCAGTTGGTGAATCCTTTTTTTACGGGAGGGCGTGAGATCAGTATTTCCTATCCGACCAATACCATGACTTATGATCAGAAAATGATGAGCATGCGTGGTAACAATCCACATTTTTCTTTGGGTACGGTGCAGCACGAACTCAATCCGGGGCATCATCTACAGTATTTTATGAATAAAAGGTATAAACCGTATCGTGAGCAGAATTTCAATACACCATTCTGGACAGAAGGCTGGACGTTATATTGGGAATTACTGCTCTATAGAATGGGTTTTGCAAAAACACCGGAAGAACGTATCGGGATGTTATTTTGGCGGATGCACCGTTGCGCACGGATTACCTTCAGTATTAAATTTCACTTAGGTGAGTGGACGCCACAGCAATGTGTTGATTATTTAGTTAATCAGGTCGGTCATGAACCTGCAAATGCGCATGGTGAAGTGAAGCGATCATTTGAAGGTTCCTACGATCCTTTATATCAATTGGCTTATTTGATCGGTGGTTTGCAGTTACTGAGTATCAGTGATGAATTGGTCGGATCGGGGAAAATGTCCTATACCGAATTTCATGACCGGGTCATTAAGGAGAATTACTTACCTATGGAGATGGTCAGGGCGATATTGACAAATCAAAAGCTTGAACCTAACCATCAAGCAAAATGGAAATTTTATAATTTTAAATAAGCGCAATTCAATCCTCAATCTATGAGCAGTCAAGAAAATAGTCAAGATTTCAAAAAGTCCTTAGGTTTATTGGATGCAACGATGCTCGTTGCCGGAAGTATGATTGGTTCGGGTATCTTTATTGTATCGTCAGATATCGCCCGAAATACGGGGTCTGCTGGCTGGCTGATGGTGGTGTGGCTGATCTGCGGATTTATGACTTTAGCCGCAGCTTTGAGTTATGGCGAGCTCAGTGCCATGTTTCCGAAAGCTGGTGGTCAGTATGTTTATCTCAAAGAAGCTTATGGGCCGGTGGTTAGTTTTACGTTCGGTTGGACTTTTTTTGCCGTTATTCAGACGGCTACGATTGCAGCTGTGGGGGTTGCTTTCTCCAAGTTTACAGCTTATTTGTTTCCGGTACTAGATGAAGATGTTTATTTGCTGGTGATGGGGAACTATCATATTTCATCTGCTCAAGTGCTGGCTATCGCTGTTATTTTGCTGCTGACCTTTATTAATACAGGGGGTGTAAAGAATGGCAAAATGGTACAGACCATACTTACCTTGATCAAAATATTAAGCTTGGTTTTATTGGTTATTTTTGGTTTTGCGGCTTTCGATCTGGAGGTGTGGAATCAAAACTGGTCTTCGGAGAATATGTGGAATCTACAGCGATTAAATGTGGATGGATCGACGGCAGATTATGCCACTTTTGGTGCATTTGGTGCCATATCTGCTGCTTTGGTAGGGGCGTTGTTCAGCAGCGATTCCTGGCATTCATCTTCTGCTGTAGCAGGCGAGATCAAGAATCCGCAACGCAACATTGGGCTGAGTTTAGCACTGGGGACTCTCATTGTGACCGTGATCTATATTTTGACAAATTTGATGTATACGGGTGTATTGACGATCGAGGAGATGGCCAGTGCGCCTAAAGATCGTGTGGCCATGCTTGTGGCGCAAGAAATTTTTGGTCCTGTTGGTATAGCCATCTTGGCGATTATGATTATGGTCAGCACTTTTGGATGTAACAATGGACTGATCTTGGCTGGTGCAAGGATCTATTATTCCATGGCTAAGGATGGTTTGTTTTTTAAGAAAACAGGAACCCTAAATAAGAATGCAGTACCGGCTTACGCTTTGTGGTTGCAGGCGGTGATTGCTTCTATATGGTGTTTAACAGGTAAGTATGGCGATTTGTTGGATATGATTACCTGTGTGGTTGTTATGTTTTATGTTTTGTGCATCATCGGCATCTTTTGGCTAAGATATAAGCGCCCCGATGTACCGAGACCTTATAAAGCCTTTGGATATCCTTTTATACCGGCCATCTATATTTTGATGGGGATCTCGTTTATTATTTTGTTGGTGATCTATAAACCGCAATTTACTTGGCCAGGTATTATCATCACGCTTTTGGGTATCCCATTATACTATGTTGTGAAACAAAAGGAAGCGAAGACGTAATCTATTTATTTCATCATGCCTGTTTATGGATAAAGGCATCATCTATAAGATATAAAAAAATAACACATATGAAGTTAACATTAACCGCTGTTTTAGTGGTGCTATTGCAACTTACGACAATGGCACAGGGCACATTGGACGATTATAAACGTGCCAAAGAGATCAGGAGTTCATTTGGCAAGGTGTATCAGGTTCCACAGCAGATTATTTGGTCTGAAAAAGGAGATAGTTTTTCTTATCGGGTGACCCAGAAAGACGGAAAGAGGAGCTTATATCTGGTCGATGCGCTGAACAAGAAAAAAATAGATACCGATGTTGCTGCGATTGAAAAGCAGCTATCCGATCAGTTGGATAAAGAAGTGAAATTAGGTGTATTGTGGGGACGAGATCTGAA
This region includes:
- a CDS encoding DUF885 family protein is translated as MMKKNNNNPNVKKFIVIGVLCMASSLTDAQDMDLYQHTTPIEPYIIQYRHDLQAVNYFYGPMPKNWGFQQSAASPEQINRLVKIDDDYLAKLKGFDYKKLNTNGQVDYILLNQKVQRQKEELKETLASYNRLKAYLPFAENILQFEQKRRRGAAVVGKDVAIVLEKTTDQVSESIQKLENAAAIESADVNFLVNMVESLRVRLESAFDFYNGYDPMFTWWVPKSYESLNEKLIQYKTALQGKSNWKVFNDGSNIGGQPIGKSALNKKLREEMIAYNADELLRIADQEWEWCVAELLKASREMGFGDDWKAAQEKVKNTYVPEGQQPGLINELYDRAQAFIKEHELIAIPELADETWGMIMMTPERQLVNPFFTGGREISISYPTNTMTYDQKMMSMRGNNPHFSLGTVQHELNPGHHLQYFMNKRYKPYREQNFNTPFWTEGWTLYWELLLYRMGFAKTPEERIGMLFWRMHRCARITFSIKFHLGEWTPQQCVDYLVNQVGHEPANAHGEVKRSFEGSYDPLYQLAYLIGGLQLLSISDELVGSGKMSYTEFHDRVIKENYLPMEMVRAILTNQKLEPNHQAKWKFYNFK
- a CDS encoding APC family permease — its product is MSSQENSQDFKKSLGLLDATMLVAGSMIGSGIFIVSSDIARNTGSAGWLMVVWLICGFMTLAAALSYGELSAMFPKAGGQYVYLKEAYGPVVSFTFGWTFFAVIQTATIAAVGVAFSKFTAYLFPVLDEDVYLLVMGNYHISSAQVLAIAVILLLTFINTGGVKNGKMVQTILTLIKILSLVLLVIFGFAAFDLEVWNQNWSSENMWNLQRLNVDGSTADYATFGAFGAISAALVGALFSSDSWHSSSAVAGEIKNPQRNIGLSLALGTLIVTVIYILTNLMYTGVLTIEEMASAPKDRVAMLVAQEIFGPVGIAILAIMIMVSTFGCNNGLILAGARIYYSMAKDGLFFKKTGTLNKNAVPAYALWLQAVIASIWCLTGKYGDLLDMITCVVVMFYVLCIIGIFWLRYKRPDVPRPYKAFGYPFIPAIYILMGISFIILLVIYKPQFTWPGIIITLLGIPLYYVVKQKEAKT